A window from Armatimonadota bacterium encodes these proteins:
- a CDS encoding LLM class flavin-dependent oxidoreductase: MPRLGVLILGEHPPERLRQIVRRCEALGFDVFWYADEKFYRDPFVGLTVAAHASTRLRLGTGVTEPYARHPALLAMAIASLDEVSGGRAVLGLGAGGSGFPAMGVVRRAPPVAVTEAVRTIRALLRGETVTVDGRVVRVRGARLFFPARADLPIYVAARARRMLRAAGTVADGVIIAPYASPPGLRFALERVAEGARAAGRRLEALDLAARVDVCVADDPHTAREAVRSAVALPMWISYPNLDYLEPLDLPPLPQAVLDVLAERRYERIPEAGRLLPEPYLDHLAVAGTAAEVTARLRALVETGATQLIVRPVPAPGTALEDLLEHLAAEVLPALRSVTLPGTGAREAAAPGLP, encoded by the coding sequence ATGCCCCGCCTGGGGGTGCTCATCCTCGGCGAGCACCCCCCGGAGCGGCTGCGCCAGATCGTCCGGCGCTGTGAGGCCCTGGGCTTCGACGTCTTCTGGTACGCCGACGAGAAGTTCTACCGCGACCCCTTCGTCGGACTGACGGTGGCCGCGCACGCCTCCACGCGCCTCCGCCTGGGGACCGGCGTGACCGAGCCCTACGCCCGCCACCCGGCGCTCCTGGCCATGGCCATCGCCTCCCTCGACGAGGTGAGCGGCGGGCGGGCCGTCCTGGGGCTGGGGGCGGGCGGCAGCGGTTTCCCGGCGATGGGGGTGGTGCGGCGTGCACCCCCGGTGGCCGTCACGGAGGCGGTGCGGACCATCCGTGCCCTCCTGCGCGGTGAGACCGTCACCGTCGACGGGCGGGTGGTGCGGGTGCGCGGCGCCCGCCTCTTCTTCCCCGCCCGGGCGGACCTGCCGATCTACGTGGCCGCCCGCGCCCGCCGGATGTTGCGGGCGGCGGGCACGGTCGCCGACGGCGTCATCATCGCCCCCTACGCCTCCCCGCCGGGGCTGCGCTTTGCGCTGGAGCGCGTGGCCGAGGGCGCGCGCGCCGCCGGCCGCCGGCTGGAGGCGCTCGACCTCGCCGCCCGCGTGGACGTCTGCGTGGCCGACGATCCCCACACCGCCCGCGAGGCGGTCCGCTCGGCGGTGGCCCTGCCGATGTGGATCAGCTACCCCAACCTCGACTACCTGGAGCCGCTCGACCTGCCGCCGCTGCCCCAGGCGGTGCTGGACGTGCTGGCGGAGCGGCGCTACGAGCGCATCCCGGAGGCGGGACGGCTCCTGCCCGAGCCCTACCTCGACCACCTGGCGGTAGCCGGGACGGCGGCCGAGGTGACCGCCCGCCTGCGCGCGCTGGTCGAAACCGGCGCGACCCAGCTCATCGTCCGTCCGGTGCCGGCGCCCGGGACCGCCCTGGAGG